The Episyrphus balteatus chromosome 3, idEpiBalt1.1, whole genome shotgun sequence genome segment CTATCATATGCTCGGAAAGAGCATATAAAACGTTGTGCCTCAAGAGTGAGCTACTaagaatattttattgattttgagtGCATTCCTATTCCTGTTCTTATAAGTTAACTTCTTATCATGATTATGACCTTTATTTcatatttgtttattcttttttttacagataAAACCTCAAGATGTTAGCTAAAAGCAATACCCTTCAACAAAACCCACCCAGACGCACTCCCCTCTCCCTAAGTACATCCGCGaagccaacaacaaaaaatgaaaagaatgaCAATAACAAAAAAGATACAACCAACAACCAAAAGactgaaaatctaaaaaaagacTCCCACCAAGAAAGAAAACTTTCTTCTGATAAAAAACAATCTTCGACTGAATCAAAAAGGTCCTCTTCAACATCATCTACTGATTCGAGAAAAGTCGACGATaccaaaatcaataaaaatgatgacaacaaaaaaagccaaaatgGTGTTAATGGAAATGGTATCAAGGATAAACAATCTAATTCATCAAATAATGGAAATGAAGTTGCAGCTAAAACTAAACCAGAACCACCATCAAATGGCAATTCTTCCAAAAAAGATTCACAAAAATCGGTTGAGAAGAAAAAGGAACCTGTGGTGACTGATGTAGCACCGAAGAATGACAACAAGGAAAAGACTACTGAAAAGACAAAAGAAgccaaaaatgaagaaaataaaaataaatctgctgaaaaaactaaagaaaagaaaactgtTGAAGTTTCAAATACACAAGCCCTAGAACAGGAAAAGACcaaggaaaagaaagaaaatgtaaaagttacagaaaagaaaaagaccGATGAAAAAGTAGAGGAAGAGAAAAATGTGGCAATAGAAACACCAGAAAAGACACCAGTTAAGGAAACAATCATTGTTGAACAAGAAGCAATAATGGTCGACTTGCCAAAAGACGAAGATCAATCAAAGAAGGCTGAGGAAACAAGCACTATGAAGACCCCGACCAAAGGAAACAAAGTCGAGGAAACACATTTCACTGAGATTCCATTGCCAGAAACTATGTTTGAGGACATAGAAATGATGGAACCCTTGACTGTTGCAGAAGAAGAACCAACTTCTTGCAGCATTTTTGCAGTTTCAACACCGTCTAAGAATTGCAGTCCCAAAGAGGCCTTAAATCTTTTTGATGTCCCTACAAATCGATCTCCCAAATCCGAAATTAAACCACCCAAGGAAACTTTAACTCACACCCCAGATCGTAAATCTTGCCCGAGAACATTTTCTTCCATATCCGGACGTCGCAGTATCCGCCCGATCGGTGATTACACTTTCTCTGGAAATTTACAAATCCGTGAGTCTTACAGGAAGATCAACACTGAACTGGATTTCACCTCTTCCAGTTTGAATGTCACAGTTGGATCTGAAGTTCCAAACAATGAGTCGTTCTCGTTCTTTTCTCGATCACGTAAACGAGATCGATCATCGCCAACTCATCAATCTGCCGAAATGCAGACTGATCTTAGTCCGAAGAGCCCGAAACGCGCGAAAATTGATACCGGAATGTATGGCTTCTTCAATGCTATGGCCAGTCCAATAACAATGCTTCGAGCTCGTCTTGCCCGAGCATCAGTTCAATCGACGCCGAAGAAACagataataaatcaaattgaaCAGGAAATAGTTGAGAATGTATCAGCAATAGCCGTTGAAGGAACTACCACCGTTGCCGTTGATGAGGATCTAACAGCAACAGAAGAGCAGACTTTCAATCCTGATAGTACAGTTGCCGATAACATTGAACAGCCCGAGGAGGAACCTGCTAAATGTGCTCAGACTACCCCCGAAGTTGTTGTCGAGGATGTGGATGATATTAAAATCAAAGAGACCATAACTGCAACAGATTCGCAAGCCAAGAAGAAATGTAGCATTATGTAATgctacaaattttgtttatttttttagaataaaaacattataataataataatgacgataataataatgatagtaatacgagtttagtagaaaaaaaaagatgaaaatcaGAACATATCGAAAGAATTcgattgaaatattaatttttttttctggcaatCTCATTTTATATGTGTTTGACTGTTTAGTGTTTCTATTTTGTTCTAAAATTGGgaatattctttatttttagaaagataacaaaaaaaatgccaataatttttttcatttaaaacaaattcaattgtcacaatttaaattttttcatagatAGACTATTTCATTTTTTAGGATATCATCTTTGGGGATATTTTGGATCTGATCCctgaacacaaaaataaaataattttcttttctgtttAATTTACTTTTGCTGACGCATAATTACATACATACTTTATAAAAACTTAACATGTATAATCTGTGTTTTAagtgtaatatatttttttttacgaaatgtaAAActtggttgtttgtttttttatttaatttgatggAATATACGAAAGACAAGATGGAACATTTTAAAGATCATGCTTTACTGAGTTGTGAAAGTTACAAAGACAAGTTAATCCAATCCCGAAgtagccaaaaaaaattaaaacttaaaaatttcgaCCTACTTAAACACTGTAAGATATAATATCTAACTTAAAACGCTTATCGCTTCTTAACTTGAAACGAGCTGCATTACAAAACTGCCTAGCTTGGActcggaagacctctgaattcaGAAAGAAATACTTAATACATATTTTAGCTCTAGCACAAGCACTTTACAAATTGTGCCAGGACGCGGCCGCACAGTGCGTTGATTGTATGgagatgttggaaaaaaatcaaatttttaaaaaaaagttgagtttggaaaaaaaattgtttttaaatgtaataacaacacgttttacaaactttagcGAAATTTAaacgccccctgccacgcccacttctgagtgtgcatatttatatctagaaaacggcttgcacaatttgaataaaattgaagaaatttgattatctaggcgagttcaaaagtacaaaatagtgtcgaccctattcgccccctgccacgcctacttttgtatacatgattcgatccaggaacttgtatgtatgggaattcggaaaaaaaattaaaaaaaacaagtgttttgctaagatttcttgattttcaggctctaaatttgattgcatatttagttttgacttcattaactgcaaaacaccacgcaatcgggctgttgggttggaaaaacaaacatcaaaaagctccctagctgaacacattatgtaaaaaatactcgtaaacAAACACTTGTTGCAAGAGAAAGCGCAAGTTTCTGCAgacaaaacttactttttttaaaagatataattgttttctttctttaaataaaaacacttttttcccatctgacaaagaagctttgatttggactctcaaaaaaaaatttaaatttacatgtagaaaaaaaaatatgcagttagaataattatattttctctcctgaatgtgaacctagcaaaaaaaatatcatatgttccttttttcttcagtaaATGGTCTTTAACCGGTAACTACAAATCTTActctaattgtttgttttttttttattgatcttctgaggatctctgacaacagaaaattgaactttatcataaattaactgtCGATTTATTCATTCAGACTTATTACCTTGAATTTGGCATACTTGCTTCACATTTttggcaaattcttttttttgatttttttccactagTCGCCGCACTGTGGGCCGTCGCCAAGTGCCAAATTAGAAAAACACACTTTTAGGCATCTTATAACGCTATTTCATggacttattttttaaattagcacaattttgacatctcttctatttatgtttcatacaaaattgaatattttgggGTGATATGGTttccaactatgtttttaagtaaatatgagaaatcatgatataatgaaaaatttcaatgctcaataaaactttgaattaatttttttcggtaaaccaaaatatacttttctaatagtttttaaGATTCTTAGTACAAATCCGAAGACGAAAAAATTCTATGACGTCAAATTTCGTATTCTTTTTGAACttcttatatctcaaaaatgtgacgtcatagatttgtttcgacttcggatttgaatttagaatataaaagtatattttggtttaccgaaaaaattagttctcagctttattttgttttttcatatttacttaaaaacatagttggcaaccacaTAATCCCAAAATATCGTTTTACCTTCTTATATGCATTTACGACAGTCAATTGCCTGGAATATTGGAAATATTCGAAAGGAAGataatcaaatataaaaaaatcgacTTCGTATTTCATAATCAGTCCACTTAATTCTGTTATCACTTCAGGTCAATACTTTTCACGTGAACGTAAATCAAATTTGTGATTCACGTAAATAGCCAAATACAGCTGTATATATTACATTTCTAATCCAGTGGAATAATGAAGCTTCATAACATTATTTCCtgaaattcataaatatttaaaaaaacaacaagattttttatattaactaaatatttaattttttaatttatttggtctataatttagaaaaatttcttacctaaaataacaaaaaaatttatagaaaaatatcAACATGTAcatcaagagaaaaaaaaaataataaaaagagggtaaaacaaaaacaattttaaaaatcactaccatttcaaaaaatttgcattaatttatgtatatttttttttgtgtgtgggtGGGTTCtatgaattatttaaattaataatttttaaatattcaatcaAATACTGTCCCAAATGTTCActcaaataaaatgaacaacTATTTTGCAACGAAtcctttttcaaaatatcatcAAATGATTCTGTTGTCATACTCATTCCCATATGATGTCCTGATGTTTGAAGAAAAGACATTATTCGCTGATTGGTATAAGAGGAACCCTAGAAATAAgtacaaaaattcattaaaatacaTGTATCAGATAATTTCTGTAACTTCAGTACCTCTTCAAACTCATTTCGTTGTTTTTTAACACAAACATTCAGCAGCGTCTTATCATTCGCATCAAAGGAAAGTTCTAGCCTTTGTGAAggatttatgaatgaaaatttactACTTTTTGAGTCAAAAAGAGCCAAAATAGTTGACGTAAGGAACACAGATCCTGGACAGAGTTTCCCATCAACCACCAAAGTAACTTCGTTGTAGAACAATATCTGATCCTTTTCAAGCACACTTTTAAGAATACTCCTCAACAGCAGATTCCACACTTTCTGTTCCGAAATCTGCACAGCAATATTCCGGGGAACCGATGGCGATCGTTGATGTGGCATCGTATTAAATCCAACTGTATGCAAAACACCTTGCCCGGTGAGTGCTAGTAGCTCAGCAGCTCCACTGATTGGTTTTGTTAGAGCACCAACAATACCTTTGCCCATTCCCGTAACAACTTCCGATGTAGTTCGAGCTTCTAAGGTATGTCTGGCAATTCCTCCGACAGCTCCTAAAATACTGATTCCAAGACCTGTGATTCCTTGGGTAAAGCCTTCGGTGAATCCTTGCGGTCGACATCTTCTCAAAGCTTCAGTTCGTTGAATGTGTTCTGGGTCCAGAGTGAGTCGATCTAAATTTCTCGATACGGAGGCTGCTAGCTTGCTCACTGAATTAACAGTACCGGCTGTTACATTTCGCAAAAGTGAAGCAGATCCTTGTGTTACACCAACAACAAAGCCCCAGGGGCCTCTTAGAAGACCCTGGACAGGCATTGATACAAAGTCCTTCAAACCCATTGAGAAAGATCGAGCTAAACCACTTGGACTTCCTAGCATCTCAAGTGATCCAACAACCCAACCTGCACCGAAAAGTGCTCCGGATAGATAATGCATTCCGAGGGTATGACCGAATCGAAGAGGAAGTGTGAGGATATCCTGTCTCTCGTAGGAGGAGAATTGCAGCGGACTATGATCCAGGGCAATGTATAAACGGACGCAAGTGTGTACTGAAAGTAAAACGTTCATAGACTCGATTCGGAAGCTTTGCATCTTCATCGGTTCAGATATGTATAAAGCCTTGGCAACAATATCCTTTGGAATTAAAAACTCTCCTTCCGCTAAATTGACATAGAAATCGGACGAGCCTGATTGAGATACAACATTGCCTGGAGCACATTCAACTAAATAGTCCAGTACTTCATTCAAATAAGTGTCTTCGATGTAAGTCCTGATGGGGCTTAGTCGACAAGTCACTGAAGAAACTTTGAGTTCGTCATCATAGAAAACCATTGTTACTTCTGCCATTGGACTAGGACGTTCTTCTTCATGACATCTTTTGATCAGATACACCGAGGGGGAATTTGACGATCGTTTATAAAGTTCTTGAGAGCAAAGTATCACTGGGAAGTCGTAATTTCCCGATGAAAATAATTGATTATCAATTTGAAGATTGGTGAGTTGCAAATTTAGAGTTCTTTTACTGTTGTTGTAAGAAAGTAGGAAATCATCAATGTACAGAGCGaaaatttcctttttcaaaTAGTCTACACTTTTGCATTCAACAAAGATTTTCACATTGATTTCGTTTATAGAGAATAATATTTTAAGCGGAGCATTTGGTAAGGAAGAGGGATCACATGATTGATGGATGCATTGTGATGATGCCGATGGTTTGATTCGTTGAAGTGGCTCATCGTTTAGAATCGTGTCGATGTCTTGTGCGTTGGAACTGGTATTTTCGGGGGAATCGTTTGATTGTGGGGTAAGAAGACGTGAACGAAGGTCCTTAACGGAGAACTCAAGTTGCTGCAAATGATAAAAAAGACACATttattgtattgaaaaattgaaataaaacaaacaaaaatgtatcgAATGATCGAAAAAAACCGTAAGGAATTGGTCAAGTTTTTCAGATGACACAGATGTTTGCTAGTTGGACCCTAACGTTTGAGGATCAATTTCAttatatttgaaacaaaataaatacttaTACGCAGGGAAATTTGTATTGACAATAGCCCTGAATACATCATCTTATATAGCATTGTTTCATACAAAAACTCACTGGCAACATAAATTGGGTAGGGACgtttaaaacaaagaaaaaaatagcatttgtttagctaaaaaaaattacgtatacggcgtacattttttttcgttgaCTGTTTTAAATAAAGTGCAAAGGAAACACGCGGTTTTCGAGGATATTGGTATGAACTGTACCGTTTTCGTAGCAAATCAAAATCGTGCAGTGTTGAAAAAGACAGAccgctgaaaaaaaaataaaatcttttatttctcaaaaatcCATGCCTCCCATCATTAAGAAGATTTGGAACTAAGACAACACAAAAGGCACAGTTGAGGTGTACTGAAGGTTAAACggaaataaaaatcgaaagtttttttctttcaagtttGTAGGTACATTTGAGATGTAATCAAAGCGGTAACCTTCgaacttaattttttcaacacc includes the following:
- the LOC129913190 gene encoding uncharacterized protein DDB_G0288805 — protein: MLAKSNTLQQNPPRRTPLSLSTSAKPTTKNEKNDNNKKDTTNNQKTENLKKDSHQERKLSSDKKQSSTESKRSSSTSSTDSRKVDDTKINKNDDNKKSQNGVNGNGIKDKQSNSSNNGNEVAAKTKPEPPSNGNSSKKDSQKSVEKKKEPVVTDVAPKNDNKEKTTEKTKEAKNEENKNKSAEKTKEKKTVEVSNTQALEQEKTKEKKENVKVTEKKKTDEKVEEEKNVAIETPEKTPVKETIIVEQEAIMVDLPKDEDQSKKAEETSTMKTPTKGNKVEETHFTEIPLPETMFEDIEMMEPLTVAEEEPTSCSIFAVSTPSKNCSPKEALNLFDVPTNRSPKSEIKPPKETLTHTPDRKSCPRTFSSISGRRSIRPIGDYTFSGNLQIRESYRKINTELDFTSSSLNVTVGSEVPNNESFSFFSRSRKRDRSSPTHQSAEMQTDLSPKSPKRAKIDTGMYGFFNAMASPITMLRARLARASVQSTPKKQIINQIEQEIVENVSAIAVEGTTTVAVDEDLTATEEQTFNPDSTVADNIEQPEEEPAKCAQTTPEVVVEDVDDIKIKETITATDSQAKKKCSIM